A window of Halopseudomonas sabulinigri genomic DNA:
AGCGTTTTGCCTGATTCATCCGGCGCCTCAGCTGATGGTGCCGGTGACGCGGACTCGCTTGCTACCGGCGGCCGGCTTGGCCTCGCGGGCGGCGGCGCGCTCCTTGACCTTGGCATCGATCACATTCTTCAGCGCAATCAGCAAGCCCATGAACAGGAAGGCGCCGGGCGGCAAGATGACGAACAGCACGTCCTTGTAGTTGGGGAAGACTACCAGTTTCCAGTCGGCTGCAACCGGGCCAAGCAGCAGGTCCATGCCGGCGAACAGGGTGCCGTGCCCCACCAGTTCACGCAGGCCGCCCAGTACTATCAGCACCAGTGCAAACCCCAGGCTCATCATGAAGCCGTCTACCAGCGAGGGCAGAATCGCATTTTTCGAGGCGAAAGCGTCGGCGCGCCCAAGAATCACGCAGTTGGTCACGATCAGCGGGATGAAAATGCCAAGAATCTGATACAGCTCGTAGGTGAAGGCCTGCATCAGCAGTTCGATGCAGGTTGTGAGCGCGGCGATGATCATCACGAAGGCCGGCAAACGCACCGCATCGGTCACCGCGCTGCGGATCAATGAGACGCAGAGATTGGAGCCGGTCAGTACCAGCATGGTGGCAATGCCCAGCCCCAGCGCGTTGACCACCGAACTGCTGACGCCCAGCAGCGGGCACAGCCCCAGTAGCTGTACCAGCCCCGGGTTGTTGTGCCA
This region includes:
- a CDS encoding electron transport complex subunit E gives rise to the protein MATKSLSEITADGLWHNNPGLVQLLGLCPLLGVSSSVVNALGLGIATMLVLTGSNLCVSLIRSAVTDAVRLPAFVMIIAALTTCIELLMQAFTYELYQILGIFIPLIVTNCVILGRADAFASKNAILPSLVDGFMMSLGFALVLIVLGGLRELVGHGTLFAGMDLLLGPVAADWKLVVFPNYKDVLFVILPPGAFLFMGLLIALKNVIDAKVKERAAAREAKPAAGSKRVRVTGTIS